From Passer domesticus isolate bPasDom1 chromosome 5, bPasDom1.hap1, whole genome shotgun sequence, the proteins below share one genomic window:
- the LOC135300482 gene encoding histone H4, producing MSGRGKGGKGLGKGGAKRHRKVLRDNIQGITKPAIRRLARRGGVKRISGLIYEETRGVLKVFLENVIRDAVTYTEHAKRKTVTAMDVVYALKRQGRTLYGFGG from the coding sequence ATGTCAGGCAGAGGCAAGGGTGGCAAGGGGCTCGGCAAGGGCGGCGCCAAGCGGCACCGCAAGGTGCTGCGCGACAACATCCAGGGCATCACCAAGCCGGCCATCCGCCGCCtggcgcggcgcggcggcgtCAAGCGCATCTCGGGGCTCATCTACGAGGAGACGCGCGGCGTGCTCAAGGTCTTCCTGGAGAACGTCATCCGCGACGCCGTCACCTACACGGAGCACGCCAAGAGGAAGACGGTCACGGCCATGGACGTGGTCTACGCCCTCAAGCGCCAGGGCCGCACTCTCTACGGCTTCGGCGGCTAA
- the LOC135300480 gene encoding histone H2B 7, which translates to MPEPAKSAPAPKKGSKKAVTKTQKKGDKKRKRARKESYSIYVYKVLKQVHPDTGISSKAMGIMNSFVNDIFERIAGEASRLAHYNKRSTITSREIQTAVRLLLPGELAKHAVSEGTKAVTKYTSSK; encoded by the coding sequence ATGCCCGAGCCGGCGAAGTCTGCTCCAGCGCCCAAGAAGGGCTCGAAGAAGGCGGTGACGAAGACGCAGAAGAAAGGTGACAAGAAGCGCAAGAGGGCAAGGAAAGAGAGCTACTCGATCTACGTGTACAAGGTGCTGAAGCAGGTGCACCCCGACACGGGCATCTCGTCCAAGGCCATGGGCATCATGAACTCCTTCGTCAACGACATCTTCGAGCGCATCGCGGGCGAGGCGTCGCGCCTGGCGCACTACAACAAGCGCTCCACCATCACGTCGCGGGAGATCCAGACGGCCGTGCGCCTGCTGCTGCCCGGCGAGCTGGCCAAGCACGCCGTGTCCGAGGGCACCAAGGCGGTCACCAAGTACACCAGCTCCAAGTAA
- the LOC135300486 gene encoding LOW QUALITY PROTEIN: histone H3-like centromeric protein A (The sequence of the model RefSeq protein was modified relative to this genomic sequence to represent the inferred CDS: substituted 1 base at 1 genomic stop codon): MARTKQTARKSTGGKAPRKQLATKAARKSAPATGGVKKPHRYRPGTVALREIRRYQKSTELLIRKLPFQRLVREIAQDFKTDLRFQSSAVMALQEASEAYLVGLFEDTNLXTAVENANMSGRGKGGKGLGKGGAKRHRKVLRDNIQGITKPAIRRLARRGGVKRISGLIYEETRGVLKVFLENVIRDAVTYTEHAKRKTVTAMDVVYALKRQGRTLYGFGG, encoded by the exons ATGGCGCGTACAAAGCAGACGGCGCGGAAGTCGACGGGCGGCAAGGCGCCCCGCAAGCAGCTGGCCACCAAGGCTGCCCGCAAGAGCGCGCCGGCCACGGGCGGCGTCAAGAAGCCGCACCGCTACCGGCCCGGCACGGTGGCGCTGCGCGAGATCCGGCGCTACCAGAAGTCCACGGAGCTGCTGATCCGCAAGCTGCCCTTCCAGCGCCTGGTGCGCGAGATCGCGCAGGACTTCAAGACCGACCTGCGCTTCCAGAGCTCGGCCGTCATGGCGCTGCAGGAGGCCAGCGAGGCCTACCTGGTGGGGCTCTTCGAGGACACCAACCT TTGAACGGCTGTGGAAAACGCGAACATGTCTGGTAGGGGCAAGGGCGGCAAGGGGCTCGGCAAGGGCGGCGCCAAGCGGCACCGCAAGGTGCTGCGCGACAACATCCAGGGCATCACCAAGCCGGCCATCCGCCGCCTGGCTCGGCGCGGCGGAGTCAAGCGCATCTCGGGGCTCATCTACGAGGAGACGCGCGGCGTGCTCAAGGTCTTCCTGGAGAACGTCATCCGCGACGCCGTCACCTACACGGAGCACGCCAAGAGGAAGACGGTCACGGCCATGGACGTGGTCTACGCCCTCAAGCGCCAGGGCCGCACCCTCTACGGCTTCGGCGGCTAA
- the LOC135300462 gene encoding histone H3 → MARTKQTARKSTGGKAPRKQLATKAARKSAPATGGVKKPHRYRPGTVALREIRRYQKSTELLIRKLPFQRLVREIAQDFKTDLRFQSSAVMALQEASEAYLVGLFEDTNLCAIHAKRVTIMPKDIQLARRIRGERA, encoded by the coding sequence ATGGCGCGCACGAAGCAGACGGCGCGGAAGTCGACGGGCGGCAAGGCGCCCCGCAAGCAGCTGGCCACCAAGGCTGCCCGCAAGAGCGCGCCGGCCACGGGCGGCGTCAAGAAGCCGCACCGCTACCGGCCCGGCACGGTGGCGCTGCGCGAGATCCGGCGCTACCAGAAGTCCACGGAGCTGCTGATCCGCAAGCTGCCCTTCCAGCGCCTGGTGCGCGAGATCGCGCAGGACTTCAAGACCGACCTGCGCTTCCAGAGCTCGGCCGTCATGGCGCTGCAGGAGGCCAGCGAGGCCTACCTGGTGGGGCTCTTCGAGGACACCAACCTGTGCGCCATCCACGCCAAGCGCGTCACCATCATGCCCAAGGACATCCAGCTGGCCCGCCGCATCCGCGGCGAGCGCGCCTGA
- the LOC135300481 gene encoding histone H4, producing MSGRGKGGKGLGKGGAKRHRKVLRDNIQGITKPAIRRLARRGGVKRISGLIYEETRGVLKVFLENVIRDAVTYTEHAKRKTVTAMDVVYALKRQGRTLYGFGG from the coding sequence ATGTCTGGCAGGGGCAAGGGCGGCAAAGGGCTCGGCAAGGGCGGCGCCAAGCGGCACCGCAAGGTGCTGCGCGACAACATCCAGGGCATCACCAAGCCGGCCATCCGCCGCCtggcgcggcgcggcggcgtCAAGCGCATCTCGGGGCTCATCTACGAGGAGACGCGCGGCGTGCTCAAGGTCTTCCTGGAGAACGTCATCCGCGACGCCGTCACCTACACGGAGCACGCCAAGAGGAAGACGGTCACGGCCATGGACGTGGTCTACGCCCTCAAGCGCCAGGGCCGCACTCTCTACGGCTTCGGCGGCTAA
- the LOC135300470 gene encoding histone H2A.J, with product MSGRGKQGGKVRAKAKSRSSRAGLQFPVGRVHRLLRKGNYAERVGAGAPVYMAAVLEYLTAEILELAGNAARDNKKTRIIPRHLQLAIRNDEELNKLLGKVTIAQGGVLPNIQAVLLPKKTESHKAKSK from the coding sequence ATGTCCGGCCGCGGGAAACAGGGAGGCAAGGTCCGAGCCAAGGCCAAGTCGCGCTCCTCGCGGGCCGGGCTGCAGTTCCCTGTCGGCCGTGTCCATCGGCTCCTCCGGAAAGGTAACTACGCGGAGCGGGTGGGCGCTGGAGCTCCCGTCTACATGGCGGCCGTGCTGGAGTACCTGACGGCCGAGATCCTGGAGCTGGCGGGCAACGCGGCCCGCGACAACAAGAAGACGCGCATCATCCCCCGCCACCTGCAGCTCGCCATCCGCAACGACGAGGAGCTCAACAAGCTGCTGGGCAAGGTGACGATCGCGCAGGGCGGCGTGCTGCCCAACATCCAGGCCGTGCTGCTGCCCAAGAAGACGGAGAGCCATAAAgctaaaagcaaataa
- the LOC135300476 gene encoding histone H2B 1/2/3/4/6 — MPEPAKSAPAPKKGSKKAVTKTQKKGDKKRKKSRKESYSIYVYKVLKQVHPDTGISSKAMGIMNSFVNDIFERIAGEASRLAHYNKRSTITSREIQTAVRLLLPGELAKHAVSEGTKAVTKYTSSK; from the coding sequence ATGCCCGAGCCGGCCAAGTCCGCGCCCGCGCCCAAGAAGGGCTCGAAGAAGGCGGTGACGAAGACGCAGAAGAAGGGCGACAAGAAGCGCAAGAAGAGCCGCAAGGAGAGCTACTCGATCTACGTGTACAAGGTGCTGAAGCAGGTGCACCCCGACACGGGCATCTCGTCCAAGGCCATGGGCATCATGAACTCCTTCGTCAACGACATCTTCGAGCGCATCGCGGGCGAGGCGTCGCGCCTGGCGCACTACAACAAGCGCTCCACCATCACGTCGCGGGAGATCCAGACGGCCGTGCGCCTGCTGCTGCCCGGCGAGCTGGCCAAGCACGCCGTGTCCGAGGGCACCAAGGCGGTCACCAAGTACACCAGCTCCAAGTAG
- the LOC135300457 gene encoding histone H1.10, which translates to MSETAPAAAPAVAAPAAKAAAKKPKKAASGSKARKPAGPSVTELITKAVAASKERKGLSLAALKKALAAGGYDVEKNNSRIKLGLKSLVSKGTLVQTKGTGASGSFRLSKKPGEVKEKAPRKRTAAAKPKKPAAKKPASAAKKPKKAAAVKKSPKKAKKPAAAAAKKAAKSPKKATKAAKPKKAAAAAKSPAKAKAVKPKAAKPKAAKPKAAKAKKAAPKK; encoded by the coding sequence ATGTCGGAgaccgctcccgccgccgctcccgccgtcGCGGCCCCGGCCGCCAAGGCCGCCGCCAAGAAGCCGAAGAAGGCGGCGAGCGGCTCCAAGGCCCGCAAGCCCGCGGGGCCCAGCGTCACCGAGCTGATCACCAAGGCCGTGGCCGCCTCCAAGGAGCGCAAGGGGCTCTCGCTCGCCGCGCTCAAGAAGGCGCTGGCCGCCGGCGGCTACGATGTGGAGAAGAACAACAGCCGCATCAAGCTGGGGCTCAAGAGCCTCGTCAGCAAGGGCACCCTGGTGCAGACCAAGGGCACCGGCGCCTCCGGCTCTTTCCGCCTCAGCAAGAAGCCCGGGGAAGTGAAGGAAAAAGCCCCCAGGAAGAGAACAGCTGCAGCCAAGCCCAAGAAGCCGGCGGCGAAGAAACCCGCCAGCGCCGCCAAGAAGCCCAAGAAGGCGGCGGCGGTGAAGAAGAGCCCCAAGAAAGCCAAGAAGCCGGCGGCTGCAGCGGCCAAGAAAGCGGCCAAGAGCCCCAAGAAGGCGACAAAAGCTGCCAAGCCCAAAAaagcggcggcggcagcgaaGAGCCCGGCTAAGGCAAAGGCGGTGAAGCCCAAAGCAGCCAAGCCCAAGGCAGCTAAGCCCAAAGCAGCGAAGGCAAAGAAGGCAGCACCGAAGAAATGA